A part of Xenopus tropicalis strain Nigerian chromosome 4, UCB_Xtro_10.0, whole genome shotgun sequence genomic DNA contains:
- the LOC100497391 gene encoding methylcrotonoyl-CoA carboxylase beta chain, mitochondrial, translating into MAAWARQKHLLQALGRDSPLLPRCTPTCVPFSSKAAASQKRAGAQSYPVINGDIPPVCRHVYEANARNSQLCGHRYAELINKIKQGGGESAILRHTQRNKKLLVRERLRMLLDDESFLELSPMAGLGLPYGDVPSAGCLTGVGKICGVWCVFISNDATVKGGTAYPISVKKQLRAQEIAIQNRLPTVYLVDSGGAFLPLQAELFPDKQHGGRTFYNEAIMSAMKIPQVAVVCGSCTAGGAYIPTMAEETVIVDKIGTIFLAGPPLVKAATGEDVSAENLGGAKLHSRVSGCVDHFASTEAEAYTCARHIISSLNFDPVPEDSSEYENPLYDANELTGLAPLNYKSTLNIKLILSRLLDGSRLLEFKADYGTTLVAGFASVEGNLVGIVANNGELTHDASLKGSHFVQLCNQRGIPLLFLQNTASQESVPTNVVKAEEQTNRLKAQAAMIAAVACASVPKITLVIGGCHGGESFAMCGRSFDPNFLFLWPNARVSLVDPHSASENSQWREQHHAHDAEENTKLKKLKKESTAFYSTARLWDDGIILPQDSRNVIGKCLRIIKQQKYKDFTYQTSPVFRM; encoded by the exons ATGGCGGCATGGGCTCGGCAGAAACACTTGTTGCAGGCTCTAGGCAGGGATTCTCCACTGTTACCCCGCTGTACCCCCACATGTGTGCCATTTAGCAGTAAGGCAGCAGCGAGTCAAAAGAGAGCTGGTGCCCAGTCCTACCCAGTTATCAATGGGGATATCCCGCCTGTGTGTAGGCATGTGTATGAGGCAAACGCCAGGAACAGCCAGCTTTGTGGGCACAG GTATGcagaattaataaataaaattaagcAAGGAGGAGGGGAGAGTGCAATACTGAGGCATACACAGCGGAATAAAAAGCTGCTTGTGCGTGAGAGACTGAGAATGCTTCTGGATGATGAATCGTTCCTAGAGCTGTCCCCAATGGCCGGTCTGGGTCTACCTTATGGAGATGTTCCTTCTGCAGGCTGTCTCACTG gTGTTGGGAAAATTTGTGGAGTGTGGTGTGTGTTTATTTCCAATGATGCCACAGTTAAAGGTGGCACAGCTTATCCAATTTCTGTAAAGAAACAGCTGAGGGCTCAGGAAATCGCTATACAGAACAGACTTCCCACTGTTTATTTGGTGGACAGTGGTGGTGCTTTTCTACCACTACAG GCAGAACTTTTTCCTGACAAGCAACATGGCGGAAGGACATTCTATAATGAAGCTATAATGTCGGCTATGAAAATCCCTCAG GTGGCTGTAGTATGTGGATCTTGTACTGCTGGAGGTGCATATATTCCAACAATGGCAGAAGAAACTGTAATAGTTGACAAGATTGGAACCATATTTTTGGCTGGTCCACCGTTAGTTAAAGCTGCAACTGGAGAAGACGTCTCTGCTGAGAATCTAGGAGGAGCAAAGCTACATTCTAG aGTCAGCGGATGTGTTGATCATTTTGCATCAACAGAAGCAGAGGCCTACACTTGTGCTCGACATATTATTTCATCCCTAAATTTTGACCCCGTTCCTGAGGATTCATCAGAGTATGAGAACCCTTTATACGATGCAAATGAACTTACAGGTCTAGCCCCTCTGAATTACAAGAGCACTCTCAACATTAAACTG ATTCTTAGCCGACTTCTCGATGGCAGTAGACTTTTGGAATTTAAAGCTGATTATGGGACAACTTTGGTTGCAGGCTTTGCATCAGTTGAAGG taACTTGGTTGGTATTGTGGCCAATAATGGAGAGTTAACACATGATGCCTCACTAAAAGGAAGCCATTTTGTGCAGTTATGCAACCAACGTGGaattcctcttctttttcttcaaaATACAGCCAGCCAAGAATCTGTACCAACAAATGTTGTAAAG GCAGAAGAGCAAACCAACCGACTGAAAGCACAGGCTGCTATGATTGCTGCTGTTGCTTGTGCCTCTGTCCCAAAGATTACCCTCGTTATTGGTGGCTGCCATGGGGGAGAAAGCTTTGCCATG TGTGGCAGATCATTTGATCCAAATTTTCTGTTTCTTTGGCCTAATGCAAGAGTCTCTCTGGTGGATCCTCACAGTGCCTCAGAAAACTCCCAATGGAGAGAGCAACACCACGCACATGACGCAGAAGAAAATACAAAACTGAAGAA GTTAAAGAAAGAGAGCACAGCATTTTACTCAACAGCAAGACTGTGGGATGATGGCATAATATTACCTCAAGATTCAAGAAAT GTAATTGGCAAGTGTCTTAGAATCATCAAACAGCAAAAATACAAGGATTTCACATATCAAACTTCCCCTGTATTCAGAATGTAA